One genomic segment of Methanothermococcus okinawensis IH1 includes these proteins:
- a CDS encoding tyrosine-type recombinase/integrase has protein sequence MGMKSIENLILVKPQRKENVRDDPRIKQWVERFREEREFDGIKPSTIRNDILRITIFLDFVYNRLNKEPDKLVNSDFVRFFNYLERERKLSRNTQDKYFQLLKVFYRLARLQNFRKFAEESSERKRFRRYEVKHYDAVDGGILNEILQKILSSNSRTNIRNSLIIRMLWDTGCRVSELLNIRYKDCDFEEGTFRIRNTKGKEERIVVCSNDTLEALRYYIQYNIDKSPDAPIFQTVDGKQINRNTITHVFSNVIKELKKEGKIPQNKRIVLHSLRHGRAVDLLNKGVPLDVVKEVLGHKSIDTTLFYSHSNDRANSMLKDIKKLL, from the coding sequence ATGGGAATGAAGAGTATTGAAAATTTAATATTGGTCAAACCACAGAGAAAAGAAAATGTGAGGGATGACCCGAGAATAAAGCAGTGGGTTGAGAGGTTTAGAGAAGAGCGGGAGTTTGATGGCATTAAGCCTTCTACAATTCGCAATGATATACTGCGAATAACTATATTTTTAGATTTTGTGTATAATCGATTAAACAAAGAGCCTGATAAGTTGGTAAATTCAGATTTTGTAAGGTTTTTTAATTATTTGGAACGGGAGAGAAAATTATCTAGGAATACCCAGGATAAATATTTCCAATTGTTAAAGGTATTTTATAGGTTGGCAAGGTTGCAAAATTTTAGAAAATTTGCAGAAGAAAGCAGTGAGAGAAAGAGATTTAGGAGGTATGAAGTAAAACATTATGATGCTGTTGATGGAGGTATATTAAATGAAATTCTTCAAAAGATATTATCCAGCAATAGCAGAACGAATATAAGAAATTCATTAATTATTAGGATGTTGTGGGATACTGGATGTAGAGTATCGGAGCTCCTGAACATTAGGTATAAGGATTGTGATTTTGAGGAAGGCACTTTTAGAATAAGGAATACGAAAGGTAAGGAGGAAAGGATTGTGGTATGTTCTAACGATACTTTGGAAGCATTGCGGTATTATATTCAGTATAATATTGATAAAAGCCCCGATGCCCCAATATTCCAAACTGTTGATGGTAAGCAGATAAATAGGAATACCATAACGCATGTATTTTCAAATGTTATTAAAGAATTGAAAAAAGAAGGTAAGATTCCGCAGAATAAACGAATAGTTTTGCATTCTCTGAGGCACGGTAGGGCTGTGGATTTGCTGAATAAGGGTGTGCCTTTGGATGTGGTAAAAGAGGTATTGGGCCATAAGTCGATAGATACTACCCTGTTTTATAGCCATTCGAATGATAGAGCCAATAGTATGTTGAAAGATATTAAAAAATTATTATAA
- a CDS encoding winged helix-turn-helix domain-containing protein has protein sequence MKMIKLLAKKHIKEILELLNKNEEMYFGQILRIININQSNLSKLLNELVNAGLVEKWEEKEGYKLPKSYYKITKKGRQALIFYKLDDKFKDIPDNQFLKIQNIVAEYD, from the coding sequence ATGAAGATGATAAAATTATTAGCAAAAAAACACATTAAAGAAATATTAGAATTACTTAATAAAAATGAAGAAATGTATTTTGGGCAGATTTTAAGGATTATAAATATAAATCAAAGTAATCTAAGTAAATTATTAAATGAGCTTGTAAATGCGGGACTGGTAGAAAAGTGGGAAGAAAAAGAAGGATATAAACTTCCAAAATCATACTATAAAATAACTAAAAAAGGGCGACAGGCGTTAATATTCTATAAATTAGATGATAAATTTAAGGATATTCCAGATAACCAGTTTTTAAAAATTCAAAATATTGTTGCAGAATATGATTAA
- a CDS encoding phage tail tape measure protein, with product MVNMEIIISAVDKASAVLEKVQRKMDVIKNKTARIAETFNRVGKGLAVAGAGMTAFATPFVAGMASAINKGIEFEQQMKTVQAVMGASQQDFTKLSQLAMHYGATTAYTASEVAEAMRNMAAAGMKTKQIYASLGSVLTLATATQSDLNLSSEIIISTLAQFNMKASQSARIIDVFSQAVANSPARLGDLQYSLKYVGALANSMGYSLEQTTAALMMLYKAGKKGEEAGTALREVLSRLVNTGVQNKLKALGINVLDSNGKLKGMGTILDEIKKKGLSSAQILSIFGTEAGTAINIMLTQGGDAYKKYVKVLDDSKGKAEKTADEMKNTVQYKIQALKSAIEGIKLSIFKDNKGQIKKFLDELIKAMPAIKKFVVSISKGMATVGKVIVKAILPLLKIFNNLPAPVKKAIGIFVGLVAAIAAIVGPILLVVGGFAMAISSISEVVGAIGGLSAAIGAVSGVISSVITVIGGIVLAINPVILIILAVAVAVAALYLAWKNNWFGIRDTINAVVKKIKGILSKLAGALKWVITEIKKHTKDIKKALFTALLGPFAPLKTAWDNNLFGIRDKLKKVFNEMISYLKSLPRRFYQAGVGMINSLKNGIESKINEIKQKILDLLHWIDNHLPHSPAKEGPLSRLDKVGPGFIDTIAEGINKHKSKIQNVVGGITTTMAINTRLGRAPTTSNVLNYGGDTQTNYNVAINVVGKSYDEQQLANHLNKLLKKQIYR from the coding sequence ATGGTAAATATGGAAATAATTATTTCAGCAGTCGATAAGGCATCAGCTGTATTGGAAAAGGTTCAAAGGAAGATGGATGTAATTAAAAACAAAACAGCAAGAATAGCAGAAACATTTAACAGAGTAGGTAAAGGTTTAGCTGTTGCTGGTGCTGGAATGACTGCATTTGCCACTCCTTTTGTTGCAGGAATGGCATCAGCAATAAATAAAGGAATAGAATTTGAACAGCAAATGAAAACAGTTCAGGCAGTTATGGGGGCATCACAGCAAGACTTTACAAAACTATCACAACTTGCGATGCATTATGGTGCAACAACAGCCTATACTGCATCAGAAGTAGCAGAAGCCATGAGGAATATGGCAGCAGCAGGAATGAAAACAAAACAGATATACGCATCGCTCGGTAGTGTTTTAACTCTTGCAACGGCAACACAGTCTGATTTAAACCTATCATCTGAAATTATTATTTCAACACTTGCACAGTTCAATATGAAGGCATCTCAAAGTGCGAGGATAATTGATGTATTTTCACAGGCTGTTGCTAATTCCCCTGCAAGACTTGGTGATTTACAATATTCTTTAAAATATGTCGGAGCTCTGGCTAATTCAATGGGATATTCATTAGAGCAAACAACTGCTGCATTAATGATGCTATATAAAGCTGGAAAAAAAGGAGAAGAAGCAGGGACTGCATTAAGGGAAGTATTGTCACGCTTAGTTAATACGGGGGTGCAAAATAAATTAAAAGCATTAGGTATTAATGTCCTCGATTCAAATGGAAAATTAAAAGGCATGGGGACTATATTAGATGAAATAAAAAAGAAAGGACTATCTTCGGCACAAATATTATCGATATTTGGAACGGAAGCAGGGACTGCAATAAATATTATGCTAACACAGGGGGGAGATGCCTATAAAAAATATGTAAAAGTATTGGATGATTCAAAAGGAAAAGCAGAAAAGACAGCAGATGAAATGAAAAACACAGTTCAATATAAAATACAGGCATTAAAATCAGCAATTGAAGGGATAAAACTATCTATTTTTAAGGACAATAAAGGACAGATTAAAAAGTTTTTAGATGAGCTCATTAAAGCCATGCCTGCTATAAAAAAGTTTGTTGTCTCTATTTCAAAAGGGATGGCTACCGTTGGGAAAGTGATAGTTAAAGCCATTCTTCCATTGTTAAAAATATTTAACAATCTTCCTGCACCAGTTAAAAAAGCCATTGGAATTTTTGTTGGATTGGTAGCTGCAATAGCTGCAATAGTTGGCCCTATTCTGTTGGTGGTTGGCGGGTTTGCAATGGCTATCTCTTCAATCAGTGAAGTAGTTGGTGCAATAGGTGGATTAAGTGCAGCAATTGGTGCAGTTTCAGGGGTAATATCATCGGTAATTACCGTAATAGGGGGCATTGTGTTAGCAATAAATCCTGTTATTCTGATAATCCTTGCAGTTGCTGTTGCAGTGGCAGCTTTATATTTAGCGTGGAAAAATAACTGGTTTGGGATTAGGGATACAATAAATGCAGTTGTTAAAAAAATAAAGGGGATATTAAGTAAATTAGCAGGAGCTTTAAAATGGGTAATTACTGAGATTAAAAAGCATACAAAGGATATTAAAAAAGCATTATTTACCGCATTGCTCGGACCATTTGCACCACTCAAAACAGCATGGGATAACAATCTCTTTGGAATTAGAGATAAGTTAAAAAAAGTATTTAATGAGATGATTAGTTACTTAAAATCATTACCTCGTAGATTTTATCAGGCTGGTGTAGGGATGATTAATTCACTTAAAAATGGAATTGAAAGCAAAATAAATGAAATTAAGCAAAAAATATTGGATTTACTTCATTGGATTGATAACCACCTACCCCACAGCCCTGCAAAAGAGGGACCGTTAAGCAGATTGGATAAAGTAGGTCCTGGTTTTATAGATACAATTGCAGAAGGGATAAATAAACATAAATCTAAAATCCAAAATGTAGTTGGGGGCATAACTACCACTATGGCAATTAATACACGATTAGGCAGAGCTCCTACAACGAGCAATGTACTCAACTATGGTGGAGACACGCAAACCAACTATAATGTGGCAATTAATGTTGTTGGTAAATCTTATGATGAGCAACAATTAGCTAATCATTTGAATAAATTATTAAAAAAACAAATTTATAGGTGA
- a CDS encoding DUF2080 family transposase-associated protein produces MIIKKPNWKKSREIYPTLLVKLKPQGGGASAIVPPEYGGEYALLTVLTKEDAKKLGLSETL; encoded by the coding sequence ATGATAATCAAAAAACCAAACTGGAAAAAATCACGGGAAATTTATCCAACACTCCTTGTAAAATTAAAACCACAAGGTGGTGGAGCATCTGCAATAGTTCCCCCAGAATACGGTGGAGAGTATGCACTATTAACGGTACTGACAAAAGAAGATGCTAAAAAATTAGGATTAAGCGAAACCCTTTAA
- a CDS encoding ATP-binding protein, translating to MSIADEIIDLLKKSQNHSMEWDNIYRLLCDAGYSKGGISTTKDRLIKRGVISEEIINNKKIITLLETPKEEKEEDDYALLTYKSQLIQFFKTAHSEDIRTDSELVEIDTSNLISSGLGAVVDMLIENPEKTLTLLSEAYKEAYYSFNNEDTDAVVTIKKLPTSTTIEDIRSNNLNKLVEFEGIIALASKLKTAIIEGKFYCPNCGNTFTIPIDPLNPVRELPCKCKEKAYLDEKGSKYVDFQELKVQQPIEQMKNPNDPPRYMTIINENAKGIYSGRVKVIGIPIKVASSKKLAVYDIIIKAINIIPIENTKKATISKEDEEDIKQLSKIPNVIDILSKNLFPEIEGHETIKKAIFLQQIRGTEKLIKRNVIHILLITDPGVGKSIMLQKIAKMPGNTYASVNTASGVGLTATVERVKTEIGDDTWVIKPGVIPKAHGGTACIDEFTTKSSIEHYLLEAMEHMKLSINKASISTVLPTNTSILAACNPKRGRYDPELTVWEQIQIGKALLSRFDLIFPLRDNANRYSDKKIAKRILRLNKQLVKKEDINGETIEIDGKRIKLTPDFIYKYIQYATNKIVLLSDEADNVIEDFYVELRQKTKDAGESITPRQLESAARLTEAIAKAKLKEIADGEDAREAVNIIMECYNEIAKDPETGLLDFAKIGGVPKSEVEKLDLIKDAIKHLEQTKDTPVSFYDLEELLSKKGISEEQLERYLEKLSNFGEVMEVRPGKYKVLS from the coding sequence ATGTCTATTGCTGACGAAATTATCGACTTACTAAAAAAATCACAAAACCACTCTATGGAATGGGATAATATATATAGATTATTATGTGATGCAGGGTATTCAAAAGGAGGAATATCTACAACAAAAGACAGGCTAATTAAAAGAGGAGTTATTTCGGAGGAAATCATCAATAATAAAAAAATTATCACTCTCTTAGAAACTCCGAAAGAAGAGAAGGAAGAAGATGACTATGCATTACTAACTTACAAATCTCAATTAATTCAATTCTTTAAAACTGCTCATAGTGAAGACATAAGAACAGATTCGGAATTAGTTGAGATAGATACTTCTAACCTAATAAGCTCAGGATTAGGAGCTGTTGTAGATATGTTAATTGAAAATCCTGAGAAAACATTAACTCTCTTATCGGAAGCATACAAAGAAGCATATTATTCATTTAACAATGAAGACACTGACGCCGTAGTTACGATTAAAAAACTACCCACATCAACAACTATTGAGGACATTAGGAGCAATAATCTAAATAAATTAGTTGAATTTGAAGGAATAATAGCACTGGCATCGAAACTAAAAACGGCAATAATAGAAGGGAAGTTTTACTGTCCAAACTGTGGAAATACCTTTACTATACCTATTGACCCTTTAAATCCTGTTAGAGAACTTCCTTGTAAATGTAAAGAAAAGGCATATTTAGATGAGAAGGGTTCAAAATATGTGGATTTTCAGGAGTTAAAAGTCCAGCAGCCTATCGAACAAATGAAAAATCCAAACGACCCTCCAAGATACATGACGATAATCAATGAGAATGCAAAGGGAATATACAGCGGTAGGGTAAAAGTAATAGGAATTCCTATAAAAGTGGCAAGTTCAAAGAAACTGGCAGTATATGACATCATAATCAAAGCGATAAATATCATTCCAATTGAAAACACAAAGAAAGCCACTATTTCAAAGGAAGATGAGGAAGATATTAAACAGCTTTCAAAGATACCTAATGTTATAGACATTCTATCAAAAAACCTGTTCCCTGAGATAGAGGGGCACGAAACCATAAAAAAAGCAATATTTTTACAACAAATAAGAGGAACAGAGAAATTAATAAAACGAAATGTAATACACATATTATTAATTACAGACCCTGGGGTGGGCAAGTCGATAATGCTTCAAAAGATAGCAAAAATGCCAGGCAATACTTATGCGTCAGTAAATACAGCGTCAGGAGTTGGATTAACCGCAACAGTAGAACGAGTTAAAACCGAAATTGGAGACGATACATGGGTTATAAAACCAGGAGTTATTCCAAAAGCACACGGCGGAACCGCATGTATTGATGAATTTACAACAAAGAGCAGTATTGAACACTATCTTTTAGAAGCTATGGAACACATGAAACTTAGCATTAATAAAGCATCCATATCAACAGTCCTACCAACCAACACCTCGATTTTGGCAGCATGCAATCCAAAGCGTGGAAGATATGACCCCGAACTTACAGTATGGGAGCAAATCCAAATTGGAAAAGCACTTCTATCGAGATTTGATTTAATATTTCCTTTAAGAGATAATGCAAATAGATACTCAGACAAAAAAATAGCAAAGCGTATTTTAAGATTAAATAAGCAGTTGGTAAAAAAAGAGGATATTAACGGGGAAACAATTGAGATAGATGGAAAACGGATAAAATTAACTCCTGATTTTATTTATAAGTATATCCAATATGCCACAAATAAAATAGTGCTTCTTTCAGATGAGGCGGATAATGTAATAGAAGACTTCTATGTAGAATTAAGACAAAAAACTAAGGATGCAGGAGAAAGTATCACCCCCAGACAGTTGGAAAGTGCTGCTCGTCTAACTGAAGCGATAGCAAAGGCTAAACTTAAAGAGATTGCAGATGGTGAAGATGCAAGAGAAGCAGTAAATATCATAATGGAGTGCTACAACGAAATAGCAAAAGACCCCGAAACTGGTTTATTGGATTTCGCAAAAATAGGGGGCGTTCCAAAGTCTGAGGTTGAGAAATTAGATTTAATTAAGGATGCGATTAAACATTTAGAACAGACTAAGGATACCCCTGTTAGTTTCTATGATTTGGAAGAATTACTGTCTAAAAAGGGCATTTCAGAGGAACAGTTAGAAAGGTATTTGGAGAAATTAAGTAATTTTGGAGAGGTAATGGAGGTAAGACCTGGTAAGTATAAGGTATTATCATAA
- a CDS encoding DUF2540 domain-containing protein codes for MDRRKHAKIFYLCKNIDSRKLRYLIHKLENTDTINLDISRLRKALESKKKYKRVITLSNEEKNIIEKHGKAVGLLINYQLVDGNEEY; via the coding sequence ATGGACAGGCGGAAACATGCTAAAATTTTTTATCTCTGTAAAAATATAGATAGTCGAAAATTAAGGTATTTGATTCATAAACTCGAAAACACAGATACTATAAACTTAGATATATCTCGTCTTAGAAAAGCATTGGAATCTAAAAAGAAATATAAGAGAGTAATTACTTTGTCAAATGAGGAGAAAAATATTATAGAAAAACATGGGAAAGCAGTTGGGTTATTAATAAATTATCAGTTGGTAGATGGGAATGAAGAGTATTGA
- a CDS encoding head decoration protein, whose amino-acid sequence MKINYAPLYTTEGLITLKGNAAPGEAISAGTVIGIISASGELSPYNSSATDGTEVARGIALCDIDAADEDRDIIYAIAGAVIESKCIGLDATAKEDLSTIYFVKDSQL is encoded by the coding sequence ATGAAGATTAATTATGCACCGCTATATACAACAGAAGGATTAATCACACTCAAAGGAAATGCAGCACCAGGAGAGGCAATATCTGCTGGAACAGTTATTGGGATTATTTCTGCATCAGGGGAGCTCTCACCGTATAACAGCTCGGCTACTGACGGAACAGAAGTAGCAAGAGGTATTGCACTGTGTGATATTGATGCAGCAGATGAAGATAGAGACATAATATATGCGATAGCAGGAGCTGTTATTGAAAGCAAATGTATAGGCTTAGATGCAACCGCAAAAGAGGATTTATCAACGATATACTTTGTTAAAGATTCACAATTATAG
- a CDS encoding major capsid protein codes for MSGIDWNNPALNSLAIKGMIKEYETNTTELPYRKVMPVANVKSKTFSEIVDKSTIFATPSTAAGASIQTVDLEKGLKSYTCGLHALTLPLLGEDRGLAPVDLVQDAVFKELDAARYAIEAEFENQLVSNIPTSNKVDASSAKWTDDTKDPIKVINNAIKAVKKASGLIPNALIAKADVIDALTSNANTRDYIKYIQPNAVDGNGTLIKLRGLTIIEAPESIKSVNNKELSKFSSTSVYLTVASNVISRGTGYIATYPTRKEVQQGKILQKANKDTPLIFKYIDEMKATGVINMVSELSFIPVIQRPNATAEIKSVI; via the coding sequence ATGTCAGGAATTGATTGGAATAACCCAGCACTAAATTCATTAGCAATTAAGGGGATGATTAAGGAGTATGAAACCAACACCACGGAGCTCCCATATAGAAAAGTGATGCCAGTTGCTAATGTAAAATCAAAAACATTTTCAGAAATTGTTGATAAAAGCACAATCTTTGCAACTCCATCAACAGCAGCAGGAGCATCAATTCAAACAGTAGATTTGGAAAAAGGATTAAAATCATACACTTGCGGTCTTCATGCACTAACCTTACCTTTGTTGGGTGAAGATAGGGGGCTCGCTCCTGTGGATTTAGTTCAGGATGCTGTTTTTAAGGAATTGGATGCGGCAAGATATGCTATTGAGGCGGAATTTGAAAACCAATTGGTGTCGAATATTCCAACCTCCAACAAGGTAGATGCCTCATCAGCAAAATGGACAGATGATACAAAAGACCCCATAAAGGTAATAAATAATGCAATCAAAGCAGTTAAAAAAGCATCTGGATTAATTCCAAACGCCCTCATCGCTAAGGCGGATGTGATTGATGCACTGACAAGTAATGCAAACACAAGAGATTATATTAAATATATCCAGCCCAACGCAGTAGATGGAAATGGAACGCTGATAAAACTAAGAGGATTAACTATTATTGAAGCTCCCGAATCAATTAAAAGCGTAAATAATAAAGAGCTGTCTAAGTTTTCAAGCACATCAGTATACTTAACAGTTGCATCTAATGTAATATCAAGAGGAACAGGATATATCGCAACATATCCAACAAGGAAAGAAGTTCAGCAGGGAAAGATATTGCAAAAGGCAAATAAGGATACCCCGCTTATTTTCAAATACATTGATGAGATGAAGGCAACGGGTGTAATTAATATGGTTTCAGAGCTCTCATTTATTCCAGTTATCCAAAGACCAAATGCTACTGCCGAAATAAAATCAGTAATTTAA